The Vanessa cardui chromosome 2, ilVanCard2.1, whole genome shotgun sequence genome contains the following window.
aaattttactgaatgcttttttggcatcagtatcgacccccgatcaccccctgatagttattttggaaaaatatttcatgtacagaattgacatccctacagatttattataagtatagaagataaattttaatgtcaaataataaacataagttATGTTAGAATTTTAGTGTTATCGATTGATAAAAATTGACTTTAATTATGTtgacgtttttcatttttttttttcatatattctatatattatttttctgcaATAATAGGCTTCAATATGAGACCATAGCCGATTTTTGATGTGCAGCTATCTTCCGACAATCAGGGACGAAAATTGTCTTACTCTGttaatatacgagtatgtaAATGTCACCGTAAGTTtataaaattcgttagattacaatctgactcGTCTTCAAATAAGACCGGCCAATCAGGGAGAGCTTTCGACAGTTGACAATTAGACGCGGACAGATAGTTATCTAACAGTTTAACTTAACGATAGAtaacaatatagcgaaaaataatacattaaattgcaatcatatttcaaagttcacaatatttcgacagattacaatctctcacgtcagattgtaatctaacgaattttgtaatcttatggtgacatttaaaattcaattttactaTGTCTTCATAACGCGTTAAAAACAAGTGTGATTTCAAAAATACGCAGAGAAATTGAGAACCTGTTCTTTATTCAAAGTTGGATAACAAAACGTCATGAATACTTTTTTCggctttattttattgaatattcttttttcaattacattaaaatatccaATTGCAGACTTTGAGATAAGAAGCTTCAGCTGCCTCCAAACTTTTAATGTATTTGTCTTATACCGTCTGTTAAGTCCTTTAGCTATCTTtgctcaaatatttttattgaacagGACCTAATACGTTTCtttttcgaattaattttactaGTTTTTGTGCAACGCatatagaatttatataaatagagttTTACATCTAATAATAGACAACCTCAATGAttttcaatttacttttattatgtgTGTAAATTATGTTGTCAATGGTTGTACTCTAAGTACTAAATAGTAACAAGGTATTTAATCTAAGTTGAGAAGTCAATCACATAAGTAAATCGGCGgcataatttgtaattttcccCTGTCTAACTTCTTCTAATCTAACGCCTTTTAAACTGGGACACAGAACTATACGATATAAAAGTTTACcagtaaaataaacattcaatgATGGTACCTACCAGTGTGGTCAAAGTCCTATacacgtttgccgagacgcagtctccactctagaacacgttttccccaacggttgtcgatTCTACGaaaaatatgaccagcccactgccacttcagcttattaatccggtgggctatgtcgatgactttggttctttgacggatcacctcattactgatgcgatccctcagagaaacaccgagcatagcccttcccatagcacgctgagcgactttaaactggtggaccagccttgtcgtgagtgtacatgtttcggctccgtatgtcatgatgggtaggacgcactggttaaagactttcgtcttaaggcactgtgggatcgacgatgtaaagattcaaCGTAACTTTCCAAACGCCCAActcagctgaattcttctattcacctcatCATCAAGGTTGTTTTAAGGttgtcctttccagttcagcgtcttgaaaaTATCCTcgcgtccccttgtctcactcctcgatgcaatggtataggatttgtttgctgattctgtactcagACGGACATtttggcagcttcgtagagtcatctcatcacttggatttatcgccaatcaacttggcaatgctgcagggactccaggaCAGCCCAAATTTctaccgagtcaaaggccttctcatagtccacgaatgcaagacacaggggccgattatactcatgggactacTGTATAATCTGTCacactgtgtggatgtggtctatggtggcgtatccggtccgaaacccggcctgttccgggGGTTACAATTTATCGAATCTTTGCGCAAGACGGTTCGCGACCTCTcttgaaaacaatttatatacgtGGCTCAGTAGAGCACGATAATTCGTCAGCaaggttttgtctccctttttgaagaacagaacgaccacactcctactccccggagttctcccttcgaagagaacagagttaaaaagcttctGGAGTTCCATAAATACTAGTTTACCTcttgcttttaataactctgtggtaacgccgtcctctccagggattgtaactctttattgtaactctagaatcctcattttcaggatcaggtcgagatgtatgcgatgcgtataaccggccgtagaagtcctctacttccgaaagtactgccggcttccCCACCCacctatatttaattatattcatctgACTTATAACCAACTAATAATTGGTgcatactaaaaaataaaaattataatgatccCGTTTTAATTTGCAAAAGACAAGTTAAccggataaataaataaataaaaattttaacaaaaagaaaaaccgacttcaaacaaaacactattttaaaacaaatgaatatgcacgaaaaagtaataaaaataattgcgtattcaacatattttttagagaccaactatatttcgtacatcatatgacatcacatcacatacacaaaatttgattaaagatagtaagaaattctgccccatatcacaccctaactgcgagccgtataggagttccatcactacatagtataaaacaaagtcgctttctctgtccctatatctttaaatctacgcaacggattttgatgcggttttttttaaaagatagtgtgattcaaggggaaggtttgtgtatataatacatgaacaatatagtaaagaaacactgataattttagaagtttgcgatgtgatgtcgtaaataaacaaattctgtagtatatttagtatcagtattgcacccgtgcgaagccggtgtgggtagctagttaattataatattcgactatgatagtttcataaacataaccacattacggaaggtgactcaaatatcctaataacctataaataaaagattcgactgagtatcgctaacgtgctcctcagaatttttccgttcccttccgttccgttactttgtcatggatcctgtgctcagaaccttaccaaactctcaccaaattacccttgaagtatatattttataataaaaaaagaattatcaaaattggataacgtgattttcagttattcacctatttgtcgcgcatatacataatgcaaatttaagacttatgtcgttttcatatggataccatcatcggaaaaaaaaaaaaaaaatgggcccccacgggaagcactacctttcaaacaaaaacaaaattatcaaaatcggtccacccagtgaaaagttatgaggtaacaaacataaaaaaaaaatacagacgaattgataacctcctccttttgggagtcggttgaaaaagaaaaCATGTGCAGCACCGGccccataaataaaagtactttttaaaacatactcgtatgtatggctttttctctctttctttctattttatattttttttctctcatATAATGTATAcgatatatttgaatacaagTGACATGTCCTATAAATATTCTCAATCCTTGTCCATCTATCGAAGATAGAATCTTCCTAAGAAGTTATAATATACCAGCGATtctccccggcttcgcactggttcaatactaatactaaatatactacagaatttgtttctttacgacatcacattagacactttttaaattatcaatgtttgttaactatattgttcatgttttatttacaaaaaccttcctatctattaaaaaaaaaccatcaaattccgttgagtaattttaaagatctaagcatacatagggatagacagcggtaagcgactttgttttttactatgtaattatgctATACAGCTGTAAATacgtattcaattttattataaacaacacGTAACACCTTCAATTACGCTAAATATAacgaagataaaaataaaaaatactttgcttTGCTTTACTTTTGTAgaaatttcaatttcttttttctattcATTCCTACgtaaatatgaaaaatcaaaACACTTCATAAATCAAGACGGGCATGATTTATGAAATAGAAAACATTCTAAGTGTTTACCGATTgtcttgataaatattttttcacgaAATAAAAGTGACGTgtcaattaattcaaaattgatGTATGTGATTAAATTCTTTCAAtcgaaaataagttttatttctttCCTAATAAGGTGTCAAGTCATTTTCTTATAAACGTTTCAATCATGTAAATCACTtgcattacatttatttcacgtTATGAAGTGCTTGTAAGCACATGTGTTAGTTACCATCTCATCGATAACTacgtaagtatattatttttcgatttattcgatgtatcaaatttcaaatttatggaAATCCAGGTTAAGTCACTTATAGGTCTTCGCGTTTCATTTCATAGAAAAATGATTCGCTGtacattgttattaataattattagataataattacaCATAATGATAGTTTACAATTACTACCCACTATTACTCATTAATcacgtattttttttgttttttttttaaaaaaaaagaaagcagcgtatttcaataatttaagttGTATTACAGATGAGTATATCACAATGGAGACGGTCACCAACAAACGCTTGCACATTTTCCTACGGCATCCATTGCAACTCTGTCGTAGAGCCGGATTTTTTCCCGTAGAGGGCTTCGATAAGGAAACTATTACCTATTTAAGGTAAGCTCGCTATCGAGATATTGTATGAGCTTTGAATAtggaaaatacttttaaaatggaACATCATTTTTGATCCAAGGCTTATGGTATTGTAAGAAGATATGAATCTACATAATCTAATTCTATTGGATGGATATCTCATCACATAATATGGCAATTtaactctttttttttgttgcacagtcggggtaagaaaaggttcgtcctTAAGAACTATTTTCGTGTGCTGATTGCTATACCGACCGAgcatatatgacactgacagacatattttgacgaatcagtagaagatatcatgtCTAATTAAAATATGGAATGTCTAACTACgctattaataacatttcatgTTGacataaaactagacgtagtccaaagatgttgtgctattttgaaccaagttatgatactatgtaagtttaattttatatgcagttgtcagtttagtgctttagtttcaaaaggtactaagagtttaagccttgacaaaggaattaatttgaaaagtgacgaatgttttcttactccgacAATACATGGATATCAAGTAGTATTATTGGTTCATTGGCTTATTAATATAGTAGTTCAGACCATCATTTCGAATCTATTTTTACAACATGATctgatattatttgtaaattctcTTCTTTGAAAGTTAACAACGACGAATTTCTCACGATAAGAGAGATAGTTAAGAGCTATTATAAGTGAACGATCTTTATTGATTGTTTTTCTGTCggatttttctaatttatttgattaatattttatattcgaacTTTgacattcgttttttttttaaattaatgttgatTACACGGGCAAATGCATAATTATACACAtcttaatattaagataaataataataagtgtttataaaatattctatgttTAAAGGTTGTAGTCAAGCTTCATTATAatgctatttattaaaattaatttcagatTCAATATGAGATCAGGATATGCTGTGTATCACGTCACAACACTGGTTTCTCAGATTATATTGGCATGTTTAAGCATTTACTATTTCTTCCAAAATGATCTAAGTCTTGATAACTTAAGTAAGTTAAcagttttaatgtttaatattaaatttacagtTACTATGTGCCAAGGGTGGCTTGTTTCTGATTTACGTTCTAAATTaggtacatataacataaaaataaaaagtaacggcctgtaaattacccactgctgggctaaggcctcctcttccattaaggagaggggttggaatatattctaccactctgttccaatgcgggttggtattccaccaacccgcattggaatttcaaaatttacaagtggtagaatttcgatgaaattagacacatgcagttttcatCGAACCCGAAATCAgtggttaagattcacgcgttctaaccactgggccatatatAAGATAACGTCTGCAAATCATgtgtcaaaaaaattataatgtgtattataatatttaatagtaaacaGATATTAAGAAACATAAAATACCCTTGTTAGTTTTACTAAAActggtattaaattttaatcttaacAAAGGAACATTCTCAAAATTCTTCCTAAGTCTTATTGTATAAGAAATCTTTCTTTCCTCTAAACCACGCTGCATTATTATAGGCTTCCAAATTGTTACCCTTCACCATTTAGGCAGATGGAACTCGATAATGCTTTTTCGATGGAATCCACTGTCTTCGCTTACGATTCAAGCAACTGAACCGGTGCTAAAATAATCTACaccaaatttgtttttgtagaaAATCTTCTATTTTACATAACCGGTTTGATATCTGCGCTGCTTCTGTCCAAACTGGCGAAAGGTTGGCCACGGCTGATGAGGCGAGCTAGTCGCATCGAGCAGCTTGTCGCTGAGGTTCCACATAAATCGAGCAAGAACTGGAAGCAGGATAAAATTGTCTACGTTGTGATGCTATTTGCACTACGTAAGTTGTAATAACTAGTAATATTTTgtgataataacaataatatagaGAAAAGTTACAACTATATAGGTATGTAGACATAAGAAAATTTAgaattgacaaataaaaaataaataatgtaattgaatttttttactttCCAGTGGAACATATTTTGTCgataacatttcaaatgaaagTCGTTATGCATTGCCACCATGATTTTACGATTGATCTTAATTTGATAAAGAGCTATTTCTTAAGAACGACGCCTGTCGTTTTTGGTATAACATCATACACGGAATGGAAGGCAGTTCTGTATGAGGTATTGccatgttttaaattatgtttaaataaccCTAGAGAAACTTGTCAAAGATTGATGACAGCTGGTATCTCACGATCGAGATTTGGAATTCTAccaataaaatgtaatcataCAGCGCCAAAATTATGGAACTTATGATTCGCTGCTCTTATACCGGTATTTTTAATGGGAAATATAACTTTGTAAGCCAGTGGGATTTGGGTGagatgaatttttaattattatcaaacccACAGAATCGGAAACTCTTAAGCTGTCTTTTTTCCTTTAATTAATTCAAGATTTATGAAGTTTAATGTTGAGAAAATTGAACAATCTTTGTTATGAaacaatgtattaattttaaatataaatttaagtatcGATAGTATTACCATCATACTACCCAGTAGAATAAGACGTTACTTTCACCCATTATTTCCACTATAACTTTTTCACTAGAACTAACATCTTTACCGTATATTACCACACTCATTTGAGGTTGTTCacttaattcatttaatactaaGAAGTTATTACATATCCATATGTACAtactaatacataaaaaaaggaaatataagTGTAAGAAATTTTACGATACCCAAATACACCCAAAACTATTCAggaatttaaaatatgtgtgaaaaaaatacatatccgaagtcagaaaaaaataaacgtatctTGAGAGAGTCGcctaaaaatattcaaacaaaaaaaacatttttgttataatcttttttaaaaatatataataactaaaaaaaaaaaaaaacaaacgtataAAACTTGAATTAAGAACATTTAAATGACAATAGCGATTATAACTCtcctcaataaaatattattgatattatttgttcctttttttaaagatagcgAATTTGCAAGCTACGTTCCTGTGGAATATTACCGACGCCATCACAATGTGCACTAGCTTGTACCTCGCttcatattttaaagatttaaacaaacTCATCAGACGACATGAAAAACAGGtaccatttattttacaaatttaataaacactGTCAATCAAATAACACTAAAGTACAGCCAGAGTAACAAAACCTTCGTGAGTTTTCAAATTcccttatcaagtcttaaactcttagtaccttttggatctaaacatcaaatcattgctgCATATCATTCTCAATTgttaaagcagattatcgctcatagtgagcacacgaaaatagatcttaaggtgacgaaccttttcttaccccgaatGTGCATTAACCTATCTTATTATTTACCATTGAAGCAAAGCAAATATCAAGAAATCAGAGTACACTATAATGATAAAatcaataagtttttatattttaattcgatCAAACCTAGTTTCTAAGCCGTGAACATGGTGTAGTATtgtggaatttaaaaaaaagttacatgcTTTTGTATATTTCAGAATGCTGTCAATTGGAAAGAGATACGagttttttattcgtatttgGTGGAACTTGTGAACGCAATCGACGAAAACATGTGTTACTTGATTCTGATGTCGTTCTTTACTAACCTATTCTTTATTTGCATCCAATTGTATTATTTGACAAGGTGTGTATTACAgcattataaatatcataacacaaaacaaaaacattcataCGCTCTTAGAGTATATTCAAAACCTACGAAGAgtttagaatatctgatgaatgagtggtacctgcacgcgttctaaccactgggccatctcgactctaataataaaatataataaaatagttcacaatacacaaataacaaaaaatatatataatataaatattcatatacatttataattattatttctcataGATATGATGATTCTGTTTTCGAGGGCTGTGATATTAATCACGACCGTCATCGGATCAAATTGTaagttagttttattaaatttattcatactCTTACAACTAAATTACTTTTCATATCCTTTTGTTACATATGTGAAATTGATCTAGAATTTTACCATGCAATGGTAATAGCTGGTGATAAccacatataaattatttaaaattgtatattattatatttgcccATTATggtactaaaataaatacattactctgatcctgatgatgttatggaaaatcagaagtaacgacggtaacacaaatactcagacccaagacaacatagaaaactattgataatctatatcgcgtcggccgggaatcgaacccggtacctcggagtgtcgtacccatgaaaaccggtgcacacacaactcgaccacggatatgtatgtaatttatcctgttAAAAGTCAACACGTATTAATTACGGGCTTttatatcgtctgcataatcttgtactgaataatatgccttctttacgtatgtattttttacaaatgatttgaatttataaaacggcaaagttaataaTGTCTGAATGATATTTGTTTAGGAGCTCGCGTCTTGATTTGCTAGTTAATTATgatgattatatataatgtttaggATAAAAACAAGTCGTTCGGAGTATTTGGCGGTGCGTGTTGCACGAATGTAGTTCCTCTAGAGTAATGTTCACGCATTTGTTTATGTTGTGATAGATTAAGGGctaattcttatataatatatctcgcacaaatgacatttttttatggtataggttggctgacgatcatataggccacctgatggtaagtggtcaccatcactcatagacaatgacgctgtaagaaatattaacaattccttacatcgtcattgtgccactaatcttgggaactaagatgttatgtcccttgtgcctgtagttacactggctcactcacccttcaatactgcgtattgttgttaagcggtagaatatctgatgagtgggttggtacctacccaggcgggcttgcacaaa
Protein-coding sequences here:
- the LOC124541089 gene encoding gustatory receptor for sugar taste 64f-like, coding for METVTNKRLHIFLRHPLQLCRRAGFFPVEGFDKETITYLRFNMRSGYAVYHVTTLVSQIILACLSIYYFFQNDLSLDNLKNLLFYITGLISALLLSKLAKGWPRLMRRASRIEQLVAEVPHKSSKNWKQDKIVYVVMLFALLEHILSITFQMKVVMHCHHDFTIDLNLIKSYFLRTTPVVFGITSYTEWKAVLYEIANLQATFLWNITDAITMCTSLYLASYFKDLNKLIRRHEKQNAVNWKEIRVFYSYLVELVNAIDENMCYLILMSFFTNLFFICIQLYYLTRVFESWEHTLYYAFSFIFLFTRASVTSLLAANINTLAQQPLIVLQNVAPSEYTIDVQRFIRQIRYTTTALSGLFFYITREMIITVTHS